A DNA window from Stutzerimonas stutzeri contains the following coding sequences:
- a CDS encoding alpha/beta fold hydrolase, producing the protein MSRYATVSTPVLDIAYLEWNPRGQQVAVLVHGWPDCPEGWEPVAERLAAAGYRVLCPTLRGFGQTRFRDALTPRSGQLAALGRDLLDFIDALRLDQPVLVGHDWGARAVANACGLRHHAAARLVMLAVGYGTNDPNQQISLSQARNYWYHWYMATPRGQQTVVEDRAAFTRLLWDTWSPAGWYAEADFIQALEAFDNPDWAAVVLHSYRHRWGFVEGDPAYASDEALLQPAPVLAVPTLVLHGEADTCNAPETSAGREALFSGPYHRQLLPGVGHFPQREAPQAVAEAILQFCQWD; encoded by the coding sequence ATGAGTCGTTACGCCACGGTCAGCACACCCGTGCTGGATATCGCTTATCTCGAATGGAACCCCCGCGGCCAGCAGGTGGCCGTGCTCGTGCACGGCTGGCCGGATTGCCCCGAAGGCTGGGAGCCCGTGGCCGAACGCCTGGCCGCAGCTGGCTACCGGGTGCTCTGCCCGACGCTGCGCGGCTTCGGCCAGACACGCTTTCGCGATGCGCTGACCCCACGCAGCGGTCAGCTCGCCGCGCTGGGGCGCGACCTGCTGGATTTCATCGACGCATTGCGCCTCGACCAGCCGGTGCTGGTCGGCCACGACTGGGGCGCGCGCGCCGTGGCCAATGCCTGCGGGCTACGCCATCACGCGGCGGCACGGCTGGTAATGCTGGCGGTGGGCTACGGCACCAATGACCCGAACCAGCAAATCTCGCTCAGCCAGGCGCGCAACTACTGGTACCACTGGTACATGGCCACCCCGCGCGGTCAGCAGACGGTAGTCGAGGATCGCGCGGCCTTTACGCGGCTGCTGTGGGATACCTGGTCACCGGCCGGCTGGTACGCCGAGGCGGATTTCATCCAGGCGCTGGAGGCTTTCGACAACCCGGACTGGGCGGCGGTGGTACTGCACTCCTATCGCCACCGCTGGGGCTTCGTCGAAGGCGATCCTGCATATGCATCGGACGAGGCGCTGCTGCAACCGGCCCCGGTGCTAGCCGTGCCGACGCTGGTGCTGCACGGCGAGGCCGATACCTGCAACGCACCGGAAACCTCGGCCGGGCGTGAGGCCTTGTTCAGCGGCCCTTACCACCGACAGCTGTTGCCCGGCGTCGGCCACTTCCCCCAGCGCGAAGCGCCGCAAGCGGTGGCCGAGGCGATTCTGCAGTTCTGTCAGTGGGATTGA
- a CDS encoding TRAP transporter substrate-binding protein, translating to MLSNKLKALACALSFTVAGLVHAADPVTIKFAHVVADNTPKGQGALLFKKLAEERLPGKVKVEVYPNSSLFGDGKEMEALLLGDVHMLAPSLAKFEHYAKAIQIFDLPFLFDDLAAADRFQSSPQGRALLTAMEDKNITGLAYWHNGTKQLSANKPLREPKDARGLKFRVQASAVLDEQFKAVRANPRKMSFAEVYQGLQTGVVNGTENTWSNYESQKVHEVQPYMTASDHGLIDYMVITNTKFWKGLPDDVRSELEAIMAEVTVEVNRQADELNQKARQTIAASGKTEIIELTPEQRAMWREAMKPVWKKFENEIGVELIEAAQAANRS from the coding sequence ATGCTGAGTAACAAGCTCAAGGCACTCGCCTGCGCGCTTTCTTTCACCGTCGCCGGGTTGGTGCATGCCGCCGACCCCGTGACCATAAAGTTCGCCCACGTAGTGGCGGACAACACACCGAAGGGGCAGGGCGCCCTGCTGTTCAAGAAACTCGCCGAGGAACGCCTGCCGGGCAAGGTGAAGGTCGAGGTCTACCCCAACTCCTCGCTGTTCGGCGACGGCAAGGAGATGGAGGCCCTGCTGCTCGGTGATGTGCATATGCTGGCGCCGTCGCTGGCGAAGTTCGAGCATTACGCCAAGGCCATCCAGATCTTCGATCTGCCGTTCCTGTTCGATGACCTGGCCGCTGCCGACCGCTTCCAGAGCAGCCCGCAGGGCCGGGCGCTGCTGACCGCGATGGAGGACAAGAACATCACCGGCCTAGCCTATTGGCACAACGGCACCAAGCAGCTATCGGCCAACAAGCCGCTGCGCGAACCCAAGGATGCGCGCGGTTTGAAATTCCGCGTACAGGCATCCGCAGTGCTTGACGAGCAGTTCAAGGCCGTGCGTGCCAACCCGCGCAAGATGAGCTTCGCCGAGGTCTATCAGGGGCTGCAAACCGGCGTGGTCAATGGCACCGAGAACACCTGGTCGAACTACGAAAGCCAGAAGGTGCATGAGGTGCAGCCCTACATGACCGCGTCCGATCACGGCCTGATCGACTACATGGTGATTACCAACACCAAGTTCTGGAAAGGCCTGCCGGATGACGTGCGCAGCGAGCTGGAAGCGATCATGGCCGAGGTCACCGTAGAGGTTAACCGCCAGGCGGACGAACTCAATCAGAAGGCGCGCCAGACCATCGCCGCGTCCGGCAAGACCGAAATCATCGAGCTGACCCCCGAGCAACGCGCGATGTGGCGCGAGGCGATGAAACCGGTGTGGAAGAAGTTCGAGAACGAGATCGGCGTCGAGCTGATCGAAGCGGCACAGGCAGCCAATCGCTCCTGA
- a CDS encoding HpcH/HpaI aldolase/citrate lyase family protein produces MNSPIIRSALFVPATRPERIPKALASGADAVIVDLEDAVAENLKAEARGNLDAFLTANPDARVLVRINAPTHAEQAEDLLMCARHAGVTGVLLPKVESAVQVALAASCGKPVWPIVESARGLANLAEIAHAQGVERLSFGALDLGLDLGLANGTAGAERMLDQARYALLLQSRLAGLAAPLDSVFPDIKNLEGLARASADARDMGFGGLLCIHPSQVAVVHEILMPSAAELDWAQRILAAGASGDGVFVVDGQMVDAPVIGRARRLLQRAGQAVP; encoded by the coding sequence ATGAACTCACCGATCATCCGAAGCGCGCTGTTCGTCCCGGCGACCCGCCCGGAACGCATTCCCAAGGCGCTGGCGAGCGGCGCCGACGCGGTCATCGTCGACCTCGAGGATGCGGTCGCGGAGAACCTGAAGGCAGAGGCGCGGGGCAACCTCGACGCGTTTCTTACGGCCAATCCGGACGCTCGCGTGCTGGTGCGTATCAATGCACCGACCCACGCCGAGCAGGCCGAGGATCTGCTGATGTGTGCACGTCACGCCGGCGTCACCGGCGTACTGCTGCCAAAGGTGGAAAGCGCGGTGCAGGTGGCCCTGGCGGCCAGCTGCGGCAAGCCGGTCTGGCCAATCGTCGAAAGTGCCCGCGGGCTGGCCAATCTGGCGGAAATTGCCCACGCCCAGGGTGTCGAGCGGCTGTCATTCGGCGCGCTGGACCTGGGCCTCGATCTCGGTCTGGCCAATGGCACCGCCGGCGCCGAGCGCATGCTCGACCAGGCGCGCTATGCGCTGCTGTTGCAGTCGCGATTGGCCGGGCTGGCAGCACCGCTGGACAGCGTCTTTCCCGACATCAAGAACCTCGAAGGCCTCGCCCGTGCCTCTGCCGACGCGCGTGACATGGGCTTTGGCGGCCTGCTGTGCATCCACCCGAGCCAGGTGGCCGTGGTGCACGAAATCCTGATGCCCAGTGCCGCGGAACTGGACTGGGCGCAACGCATCCTCGCCGCCGGCGCGTCCGGCGATGGGGTATTTGTGGTGGACGGACAGATGGTCGACGCCCCCGTCATCGGCCGTGCCCGTCGCCTGCTGCAACGTGCCGGGCAAGCGGTGCCCTGA
- a CDS encoding CaiB/BaiF CoA transferase family protein produces MTDSQAKPRPLDGITVVSLEHAIAAPFCTRQLADLGARVIKIERPGAGDFARGYDERVDGLASHFVWTNRSKESLTLDVKQDDAAQVLDQLLAGADVLVQNLAPGAAARMGLSFEALHERFPRLIVCDISGYGEGGPYEQKKAYDLLIQSEGGFLSVTGGPGETEMAKAGCSIADIAAGMYAYTGVLSALMLRDKTGEGSRVDVSMLESLVEWMGYPLYYAYKGATPPPRAGAAHATIYPYGPFPTGDGGTVMLGLQNEREWLLFCEKVLLQPALASDERFSSNSQRSDNREALRAIIVETFAGLSAEEVIARLDAAPIANAHVNDMAGVWAHPQLKARQRWSEVDSPSGRLPALLPPGRNSAFAPRMDPIPALGQHTDSLLTELGYAPVDIQRLHEQGAV; encoded by the coding sequence ATGACCGACAGCCAAGCCAAACCCCGCCCGCTCGACGGCATCACCGTGGTCAGCCTTGAGCATGCCATCGCTGCGCCGTTCTGCACGCGCCAGCTGGCCGATCTCGGCGCGCGGGTGATCAAGATCGAACGGCCCGGTGCCGGCGATTTCGCCCGCGGCTACGACGAGCGGGTCGATGGCCTGGCCTCGCATTTTGTCTGGACCAACCGTTCCAAGGAGAGCCTGACCCTCGACGTGAAGCAGGACGACGCTGCTCAGGTGCTCGACCAGCTGCTGGCGGGTGCCGACGTGCTAGTGCAGAACCTGGCACCCGGCGCCGCGGCGCGCATGGGGTTGTCGTTCGAGGCGCTGCATGAGCGCTTCCCGCGGCTGATTGTCTGCGACATCTCCGGCTACGGCGAAGGCGGACCCTACGAGCAGAAGAAGGCCTATGACCTGCTGATCCAAAGCGAAGGCGGCTTTCTTTCCGTCACTGGCGGGCCGGGTGAAACCGAGATGGCCAAGGCCGGCTGTTCGATCGCCGATATCGCCGCGGGCATGTACGCCTACACCGGTGTGCTCTCGGCGCTGATGCTGCGCGACAAGACGGGCGAGGGCAGCCGCGTCGACGTTTCCATGCTCGAAAGCCTGGTGGAGTGGATGGGCTACCCGCTGTACTACGCCTACAAGGGCGCAACGCCGCCACCCCGTGCCGGCGCCGCGCACGCCACCATCTACCCCTACGGCCCATTCCCCACCGGCGACGGCGGCACGGTGATGCTCGGGCTGCAGAACGAGCGCGAGTGGCTGCTGTTCTGCGAAAAGGTTCTGCTGCAACCCGCGCTTGCCAGCGATGAGCGCTTCTCCAGCAACTCGCAGCGCTCGGACAATCGCGAGGCGTTGCGCGCGATCATTGTCGAAACCTTCGCCGGACTCAGCGCCGAAGAGGTGATCGCCCGGCTGGATGCCGCACCCATCGCCAATGCCCACGTCAACGACATGGCCGGTGTTTGGGCGCATCCGCAGCTCAAGGCGCGGCAGCGCTGGAGTGAAGTGGACAGTCCGAGCGGTCGCTTGCCGGCGCTGTTGCCGCCAGGGCGCAACAGTGCGTTCGCGCCGCGCATGGACCCGATCCCCGCGCTGGGTCAGCACACCGATAGCCTGCTAACCGAACTGGGCTACGCCCCTGTAGATATCCAGCGCCTGCACGAGCAGGGCGCGGTATGA
- a CDS encoding MmgE/PrpD family protein encodes MSQHTRALTEFLAGLAYEQIPDAVFARTEDLFLDWLGSALASAGSHPIPLFERYAEKMGPADGPARILVNGKSSSAYFAALVNAASSHLVEQDDLHNSSVLHPATVVFPAALAAAQDLGKSGRELLVASVAGYEAGIRIGEFLGRSHYRIFHTTATVGTLAAAVAVGKLMDFDQQQFTHLLGSAGTQAAGLWEFLRDAADSKQLHTAKAAADGLLAAYLTADGLTGAQNILEGEQGMAAGMSSDADPSKLSDRLGTRWALAETSFKFHASCRHTHPAADALLALMQREGLGAEDIASVTTRVHQGAIDVLGRVTVPQSVHQAKFSMGTVLGLIVLYGKAGLTEFHSHALGDPRVGEFREKVSMALDPEVDGAYPARWLGRVDVTTTDGRTLNGAIDEPKGDPGNTLSRAELEDKFRRLVQFSAARSDDEAGVLIDQVWRLREIGDLGVFT; translated from the coding sequence ATGAGCCAGCACACCCGTGCCTTGACCGAATTCCTAGCAGGGCTTGCCTACGAGCAGATCCCCGACGCGGTGTTTGCGCGTACCGAAGATCTCTTTCTGGATTGGCTTGGCTCCGCGTTGGCCAGCGCTGGATCGCATCCTATTCCGCTGTTCGAGCGCTACGCCGAGAAGATGGGCCCGGCTGACGGCCCGGCGCGCATCCTCGTCAACGGCAAGAGCAGCTCGGCCTACTTCGCTGCGCTGGTCAACGCCGCCAGCTCTCATCTGGTCGAGCAAGATGATTTGCACAACAGCTCCGTGCTGCACCCGGCCACGGTGGTGTTTCCGGCGGCGCTGGCGGCCGCACAGGATCTCGGTAAATCCGGGCGAGAGCTGCTGGTGGCCTCGGTAGCCGGCTACGAGGCGGGTATCCGCATCGGCGAATTCCTCGGCCGCTCGCATTACCGCATCTTCCACACCACCGCGACCGTCGGCACGCTGGCTGCGGCGGTGGCCGTCGGCAAGCTGATGGATTTCGACCAGCAGCAGTTCACTCATCTGCTCGGCAGCGCCGGCACGCAAGCGGCGGGGCTGTGGGAATTTCTTCGTGACGCGGCCGACTCCAAGCAGTTGCACACGGCCAAGGCCGCCGCCGATGGCCTGCTCGCCGCATACCTGACCGCCGATGGCCTGACTGGCGCGCAGAACATCCTCGAAGGCGAGCAGGGCATGGCTGCCGGTATGTCCAGCGATGCCGATCCGAGCAAGCTGTCCGACCGCCTCGGCACCCGCTGGGCGCTGGCGGAAACCTCGTTCAAGTTCCACGCCTCCTGCCGGCATACCCACCCGGCCGCCGATGCGCTGCTGGCGCTGATGCAGCGCGAGGGGCTCGGAGCCGAAGACATCGCGTCGGTCACCACCCGTGTGCATCAGGGCGCCATCGATGTACTCGGCCGCGTGACCGTGCCGCAATCGGTGCATCAAGCGAAGTTTTCCATGGGCACTGTGCTGGGCCTGATCGTCCTGTACGGCAAGGCAGGGCTGACCGAATTCCACAGCCATGCGCTCGGCGACCCGCGTGTCGGCGAGTTCCGCGAGAAAGTCTCGATGGCCCTCGATCCCGAGGTGGACGGCGCCTACCCGGCGCGCTGGCTCGGTCGCGTCGACGTGACCACCACCGACGGCCGCACGCTGAACGGCGCCATCGACGAGCCGAAGGGCGACCCGGGCAACACGCTGAGCCGCGCCGAGCTGGAGGACAAGTTCCGCCGCTTGGTGCAGTTCTCCGCGGCGCGCAGCGATGACGAGGCGGGCGTGCTGATTGACCAGGTCTGGCGTCTGCGCGAGATCGGTGATCTGGGCGTTTTCACATGA
- a CDS encoding VOC family protein has protein sequence MNISHLDHLVLTVADLDVTVDFYTRVLGMQAVTFGEGRKALTFGNQKINLHQAGREFEPKAERPTPGSEDLCFIVATPLHDVIAHLSEQGVTIIEGPVQRTGAAGPIHSVYVRDPDQNLIELSNPLENSLEPNA, from the coding sequence ATGAATATCAGCCATCTCGACCACCTGGTGCTAACCGTCGCCGACCTTGATGTCACGGTCGATTTCTACACCCGCGTGCTCGGCATGCAGGCGGTGACCTTTGGCGAAGGCCGCAAAGCGCTCACCTTCGGTAACCAGAAGATCAACCTGCATCAGGCCGGGCGCGAGTTCGAGCCCAAGGCCGAGCGGCCGACGCCGGGCTCGGAGGACCTCTGCTTTATCGTCGCGACGCCCTTGCATGACGTTATCGCGCATCTGAGCGAGCAGGGCGTCACCATCATAGAAGGCCCGGTACAGCGCACCGGGGCGGCCGGCCCGATCCACTCGGTGTATGTGCGTGACCCTGACCAGAACCTTATCGAGCTGTCCAATCCGTTAGAGAATTCGCTGGAGCCCAACGCATGA
- a CDS encoding acyl-CoA dehydrogenase family protein encodes MNPNKNEELNAIREGVRALCAEFPAEYWRKVDEEKGFPVAFVQALTEAGWLSAMIPEEYGGSGLGLAEASVILEEVNHCGGNSGTVHGQMYNMFTLLRHGSEEQKRYYLPKLASGELRLQSMGVTEPTTGTDTTKIKTTAVRQDDKYVINGQKVWISRIQHSDLMILLARTTPLAEVKKKSEGMSIFLVDLREAIGNGLTVQPIANMVNHETNELFFDNLEIPASSLIGEEGKGFRYILDGLNAERTLIAAECIGDGRWFVEKSAQYARDRVVFGRPIGQNQGVQFPIAEAHIEIEAADLMRWRACEEYDSGRNAGAAANMAKYLAAKASWEAANACLQTHGGFGFANEYDVERKFRETRLYQVAPISTNLILSYVAEHLLELPRSF; translated from the coding sequence ATGAATCCGAACAAGAACGAAGAACTCAATGCCATCCGCGAAGGTGTGCGTGCACTCTGCGCCGAGTTTCCGGCCGAATACTGGCGCAAGGTCGATGAAGAGAAGGGGTTCCCGGTCGCCTTCGTCCAGGCGCTGACCGAAGCCGGCTGGCTGTCGGCGATGATTCCAGAAGAATACGGCGGCTCCGGCCTGGGCCTTGCCGAAGCCTCGGTGATTCTCGAGGAAGTGAACCATTGCGGCGGCAACTCCGGCACCGTGCACGGGCAGATGTACAACATGTTCACGTTGCTCAGGCACGGCAGTGAGGAACAGAAGCGCTACTACCTGCCCAAGCTGGCTAGTGGCGAGCTGCGCCTGCAGTCGATGGGCGTCACCGAGCCCACCACCGGCACCGACACCACCAAGATCAAGACCACCGCGGTGCGGCAGGACGACAAATACGTGATCAACGGGCAAAAGGTGTGGATCTCGCGCATCCAGCATTCCGACCTGATGATCCTGCTGGCGCGCACCACGCCGCTGGCCGAGGTGAAGAAGAAGTCCGAAGGCATGTCGATCTTCCTCGTCGATCTGCGTGAGGCCATCGGCAACGGCCTGACCGTTCAGCCGATTGCCAACATGGTCAATCACGAGACCAACGAGCTGTTCTTCGACAACCTGGAGATTCCCGCCAGCAGCCTGATCGGCGAGGAGGGCAAGGGCTTCCGCTACATCCTCGACGGCTTGAATGCCGAACGCACCCTGATCGCCGCCGAGTGCATCGGCGATGGTCGCTGGTTCGTCGAGAAGTCCGCGCAGTACGCCCGCGACCGCGTGGTGTTCGGGCGGCCGATCGGGCAGAACCAGGGCGTGCAGTTTCCGATTGCAGAGGCCCACATCGAGATCGAAGCCGCCGACCTAATGCGCTGGCGTGCCTGCGAGGAATACGACAGCGGCCGCAACGCCGGAGCGGCGGCCAACATGGCCAAGTACCTGGCGGCCAAGGCCAGCTGGGAGGCCGCCAACGCCTGCCTGCAAACCCACGGTGGCTTCGGCTTCGCTAACGAATACGACGTCGAGCGCAAGTTTCGCGAGACGCGGCTTTACCAGGTCGCGCCGATCTCAACCAACCTGATCCTGTCGTACGTAGCCGAGCACTTGCTGGAGCTGCCGCGCTCGTTCTAA
- a CDS encoding FAS1-like dehydratase domain-containing protein: MTDISAWIGRSEEVHDQLSRNLLMRIAATFGETTPAHGEALPPLWQWCFFQEPIAENGLGEDGHPARGGFLPPADNRNRMWAGGRVEFIRPLEAGGEARRVSTIKHIEEKHGRTGALLFVTVQHDYLQDGRLAIREEQDIVYREPSPPKTSSGEPMVAGGWREAVTPTPTLLFRYSAVTFNGHRIHYDWPYVTEAEGYSGLVVHGPLIATFNLRAFCRANPDMRVRRFAYRGLRPLVVPQPFEVGGRIVAPGRAELWAGDHNGLAQKAEVEFD, translated from the coding sequence ATGACCGATATCTCTGCCTGGATTGGCCGCAGCGAAGAAGTGCACGACCAGCTCAGCCGTAATCTCCTGATGCGCATCGCCGCCACCTTTGGTGAAACCACTCCTGCCCATGGCGAAGCACTACCGCCGCTTTGGCAATGGTGCTTCTTTCAGGAGCCGATCGCGGAAAACGGTCTGGGCGAAGACGGCCACCCGGCGCGTGGCGGTTTCCTGCCTCCGGCCGACAACCGCAACCGCATGTGGGCCGGTGGCCGGGTGGAGTTCATCCGCCCTCTCGAGGCGGGCGGCGAGGCGCGCAGGGTGTCTACCATCAAGCACATCGAGGAAAAGCACGGCCGCACCGGCGCGTTGCTCTTCGTCACCGTGCAGCACGACTATCTCCAAGATGGCCGCCTGGCCATTCGCGAGGAGCAGGACATCGTCTACCGCGAGCCCAGCCCGCCGAAGACCAGCAGCGGTGAGCCGATGGTCGCCGGAGGCTGGCGTGAGGCGGTAACGCCAACGCCGACACTGCTGTTTCGCTATTCCGCCGTCACCTTCAATGGCCACCGCATTCACTACGACTGGCCCTACGTCACCGAGGCCGAAGGTTACTCCGGCCTAGTGGTGCATGGACCGCTGATCGCCACCTTCAACCTGCGTGCTTTCTGCCGCGCCAACCCTGATATGCGTGTGCGTCGCTTTGCCTACCGCGGCCTGCGTCCGCTGGTGGTGCCGCAGCCGTTCGAGGTCGGCGGCCGCATCGTCGCGCCGGGCAGGGCCGAACTCTGGGCGGGTGATCACAACGGCCTGGCGCAGAAAGCTGAAGTGGAATTCGACTGA
- a CDS encoding LysR substrate-binding domain-containing protein encodes MHFDLADLRLFIHIAESPSLTQGARRAHLSPAAASARIKALESQLDSRLLYRDSRGVELTPAGRKLLQHARLIMRQVDYLKSEFTEYGTDSAGHIRIFANTTAVTEFLPEVLAGFLAQRPGVTVDLQERLSRDIVRGVLDGSTDMGIIAGPVQAEGLQVLHFSTDRLLLAVPVDHPLAGEQKITLRQTLSYQHIGLHEGSTLLTFLRDQVETLGSQLSLRIQMSSFEAVCRMIEAGVGIGIIPESAARRHSRTMQLALVELDEPWAIRERSILVRELDALPGSVRALIAVLAPETA; translated from the coding sequence ATGCATTTCGATCTGGCCGACCTGCGCCTGTTCATTCACATCGCCGAATCCCCCAGCCTGACCCAAGGCGCGCGCCGCGCTCACCTGTCGCCAGCGGCGGCCAGCGCCCGTATAAAGGCGTTGGAAAGTCAGCTCGACAGCAGGCTGCTCTACCGTGACAGCCGCGGCGTGGAGCTGACGCCGGCCGGACGCAAGCTGCTGCAGCACGCAAGGCTGATCATGCGTCAGGTGGATTACCTGAAAAGCGAGTTCACCGAGTACGGCACCGACTCAGCTGGCCATATCCGCATCTTCGCCAACACCACGGCAGTGACCGAGTTCCTGCCGGAAGTGCTGGCGGGCTTTCTCGCCCAGCGCCCTGGCGTGACCGTGGATCTGCAGGAACGGCTTAGCCGCGACATCGTGCGTGGCGTGCTCGACGGCAGCACTGACATGGGGATCATTGCCGGCCCAGTACAGGCCGAGGGCTTGCAGGTGTTGCACTTCAGCACTGATCGTCTGTTGCTCGCCGTGCCGGTCGACCATCCATTGGCGGGCGAGCAGAAAATCACGTTGCGTCAGACCTTGTCCTACCAACACATCGGTCTGCACGAAGGCAGCACACTGCTGACCTTCCTGCGCGATCAGGTGGAAACGCTCGGCAGTCAGCTGTCGCTGCGCATCCAGATGTCCAGCTTCGAGGCGGTATGCCGAATGATCGAGGCGGGTGTCGGCATCGGCATCATCCCCGAGTCCGCGGCGCGCCGGCACAGCCGCACCATGCAGCTCGCGCTGGTCGAGCTCGACGAGCCCTGGGCCATACGCGAACGCAGCATCCTGGTCCGCGAACTGGACGCCCTGCCCGGTAGCGTTCGCGCCCTGATTGCAGTGCTCGCTCCAGAAACGGCGTGA
- a CDS encoding DUF2254 domain-containing protein, protein MATASNRLFRFYQRIISSIAFYPALITLGLVLLCVVSIWLEMTWLQVYKEDLKLGLVNNAENARLILGTLVGSIVSLMVFSFSMVMVVLNSASSTLSPRVIPSLISSRNHQIILGIYLGTIIDSLLLILTIQEGDDINVPSLGIFVALGLGIVSLCLFITFIREISQSIQVDYILNNLFKKTLCELKVQEKKFGSLDKRPSWPDDQNWKVVCSSRAGYFKAFNSEAAKTLLEKHDLRMTVQVHNGFFVMPGHPLFRLSNDADDEVIETLLDAFDFYVEEYANQHYFFGFKQITEIGSKALSPGINDPGTAIKAIDMLSVLFAERLKLPGFDIASEPDQPPRLFFIELELQQMLLAVLGPLRHYGQDDTQVVLSLLQCYKNLLYCKPEADTEAVLLSHARAVIEQSAENIRQAPDREAIAQAVQRLNKVIRHHAVLEMPESVES, encoded by the coding sequence ATGGCTACGGCTAGCAATCGACTGTTTCGCTTCTACCAACGCATCATCAGCAGCATCGCCTTCTACCCTGCTCTGATCACGCTTGGGCTGGTGTTGCTCTGCGTGGTGAGCATCTGGCTGGAGATGACCTGGCTTCAGGTTTACAAGGAAGATCTCAAGCTCGGCCTGGTAAACAACGCCGAGAATGCCCGGCTGATCCTGGGCACCCTGGTGGGAAGCATCGTCTCGCTGATGGTCTTCAGTTTCAGCATGGTGATGGTGGTGCTCAACTCGGCATCCTCCACACTTTCGCCACGGGTTATCCCGAGCCTGATCAGCAGCCGCAACCATCAGATCATCCTCGGTATCTACCTGGGCACCATCATTGACTCTCTGTTGCTTATCCTGACGATTCAGGAGGGTGACGATATAAACGTGCCCAGTCTGGGCATATTCGTCGCGCTGGGCCTGGGTATTGTCAGCCTTTGCCTGTTCATCACATTCATCCGGGAAATATCCCAGTCGATTCAGGTCGACTACATCCTCAACAACCTTTTCAAAAAAACCCTGTGCGAACTGAAGGTCCAGGAGAAAAAGTTCGGCAGCCTGGATAAACGCCCAAGCTGGCCGGACGACCAGAATTGGAAGGTGGTGTGCTCGAGTCGAGCTGGCTACTTCAAGGCATTCAACAGCGAAGCCGCAAAGACACTGCTGGAAAAGCATGATCTGCGTATGACCGTGCAAGTGCACAACGGCTTCTTCGTGATGCCCGGTCACCCGCTGTTCCGGCTAAGTAACGACGCTGATGACGAAGTGATCGAGACCCTGCTTGATGCCTTCGACTTCTATGTCGAGGAGTACGCCAATCAACATTATTTCTTCGGATTCAAGCAGATCACCGAGATCGGCAGCAAAGCGCTCAGCCCGGGGATCAACGATCCGGGCACTGCCATCAAGGCCATCGACATGCTCAGCGTGCTGTTCGCTGAACGGTTGAAGCTGCCGGGCTTCGACATCGCGTCCGAGCCGGACCAGCCGCCTCGTCTATTCTTCATCGAGCTGGAGCTGCAACAGATGCTGCTCGCCGTGCTCGGGCCGCTGCGGCATTACGGGCAGGACGATACGCAGGTCGTGCTCAGCTTGCTGCAGTGCTACAAGAATCTGCTGTATTGCAAGCCTGAAGCCGACACGGAAGCTGTCTTGCTCAGCCATGCCCGTGCGGTAATCGAGCAGAGCGCGGAGAATATCCGTCAGGCTCCAGACAGGGAGGCCATTGCGCAAGCCGTGCAGCGTCTGAACAAGGTGATTCGCCATCACGCTGTGCTGGAAATGCCCGAGAGCGTGGAATCCTGA